The Euphorbia lathyris chromosome 4, ddEupLath1.1, whole genome shotgun sequence genomic interval GTCACATCTGATTCATATAAATTATGAATGCCTATTTTAATTCTTTCTTATTATTGCATTAGGTGAATGTATTATGGCCTCAAAGCTATTTAAATTTGGTACTCATGAAGCTAAAATTCAGCTAGAAGTATGTTTGAGGCAAGCCTTTGAGGAACTTGAACCCAAAACCCATATTAAGCATCTACATGCTATTGTTACTGATGGGTATGCCTTTTTTTGTTGGTATGATTGTCAATGGCataatgatttttatgttaagCTTGTTGAGTTAGTGAAGTATCAGTTAATTTGGGTTGTTAGTGAAATGTTTGGTGTTTTAGGAGTGGGTTTTAATGGGGGTTAAAGGTTTTTGGCTggtaatttaaattaataatttaattaattttatgatGCTTCTTGCACATAATAGATTATCAATATAGCTGAATGTACATGTTCTGATATGCACATAACAAAATATGTTGCGGACATGCTTATGATTTTAAGAGCCATATCCATTCTTTAATAAGATATCACATTGATAGTATGAATATGGAATAGAAAAATCTGTTTCTAATTTGCATTTGATTTGCATGGAAGTTAAAAAGTAGGCTAATACATTATTATGTACACCTAAAATTGCTCCTTTTTTCTGTTTGACATCCCAAACTTATACTTGGACTTGTCACACACCTTAATGTATCAAAATTGACATGCCACTGCTGGGTCAAACTTTCACCTAAACATGTCCATGACATGTCAGCAAATAAGAGCGCCAGGTGTCCTAAATTGACAAGTTAGGTGCGTGATAGGTCCAAGTGCAAGTTTAGGGTGCCAAACCTCATATTTCTAAGTAGAGATGAGTATTTCTAAGTTTAGGTCCATGATAGGTCCAAGTGCAAGTTTAGGGTGCCAAACGTCAATTAGGGTGCCAGTTTAAACCTGACAAGTTAGTAATTCCACCTTGCACTTAGGGTTTAAAGTCTTAAGACCGTCGTTCGGGTGGAATTACTCATCTCTACTTAGAAATAACACCCTCATATTGCGACAGGACTACTTACAAAAAGGAAAGAGAGTAGTAATTCAATGGAACGTGAGAATTTGAAGAGGCAGGCAACAATTGGGGTCAATTCAGTTGATGCAGAGCACGTTTGAAAAGAGAGGTAAGTGCAATGAACATGGAGCTCAAGTGCAATTATTGGACGAGTGaattatatatacaattgatacaagttcAAGCCATGACATGCATCCATGCTCATTGTCATGCCCTGCAATGTCATGTGCGTGCGCACACACACAAAGTGAAATGTGGAGTTGGGAGACGGTTCGAGTGATGTCTGAAAAACTTGTCTGCTTGTTTCATACCTTTAGTTTGTAGAACAGTTTGAGTTCGTACATTTCATATACGGATAAAGTTCacttatattgcttgctataatcGTCTACTTGGAGCCTGATTGCCACTCTATGGTTAATTTTTTTCCGCCTTTTTATACCCTATCATTACTACAAACCAGGAGGCTCCAAATTTGATAGACGAAAACAGGAAACTCAAACAAAAGTAAGCATTTAGGACCTTCTTTTATTGATGAAATTTCTCTGTTTTTTTCATATTAGCTATATAGGTTAGTTGCTGATATATTTCCATTTACAATTTTTCAGATGTCGGGAGTATGAGAAGAGGAAAGAAGAAAATGATACGAAGGTATGTGAAATGGACATAATAGCATAAATCAGAGTGCTTTTTAAATGCATAAATTCATATAAACATGAGTCGATGCATTGCAGGTAACAAAGCTTAAGAAAGAGTCAGCGGATGTTAAATTAAATGCAAGTAAAGGGCTTTTGGCAGAAGCAACGGCATTGGATCTTATGGAGGAAAAAAAGGTAAATATATATAAGATCACATCTATAGCTTTCCaatcaattcttttatttgttttgggGGTTGGATTGTATAGTTTTGGactaaatttttcattcaataagcTAACTTTTCTCTTTAAAACACAGACATACTAACAGTTCTTTTTGCACTATAATATAATTTGAATCCTACATAACTGGATAGTCCTAAAGGAGCTTAATgtgtaaaaaaatgataaattaatgTCTCGGTTTAAAAGAGTAGGGTTAATTTGTTAAAAAATCATTGATGGGGGCTTATTGTCTCCATTTGTTGCTCTTTCCGTAATAGATTTCTTGACTAAGTTTTCTTTATAAATGATTATTTGTATCATTTTGCTGTTGTTATCCTATTATGATCTTTATTTCAGAACTATCTTTTGGAGGGGGTAGCAGATAATGCTCTGGAAAAAGAACTGAATAACATAAACTCCTACTTTTCTTCACTATTTTGTTACTAGACACAGCTAATTACATAACCCATTTCCATTTCCAGTTACTATTATAATACTGTAATTAAAGTTAATTATATGGTGTAATTTTGGCAGACGGAAGAAGTTGGAGGAAACATGCTAATGAAATTTCGAAGAGTTGAAGCACCAAATGAACTACATGTAATGTACATAGGAGATGTCTACATAGTTATATGTCATTAGTCTTCAATTATTGCAGGAAACCATATTTCATATTTCAGTTATAGGCTTCATCTCGTAGAGAAAGTGTGTGCATGAACAGGTTGAcagtatttttatgaaaaatgtgTGTGCTTACTTGCACAATCTCTATTTGGCTTTCTAATTACAAATGTTCTTGTGGTTATCGCATGTATGAAATATCATTTAGAACTGCATTAGACATATGTGTTTGTTATTTTCGATATTGAGAAGGaactctcttcaatccaaaattaattatatttttgtacaaattaaGTAATTATAAACAAATAAGAAAGAGTAGCCAGTTTAGCGACGGAATAATTGGTCATAAACATCATCAATTCTGTCCCTAAAGTAAGGATGGGAACTATATCCGAAGCAACGTTAGTGACTCCATTTTCTTGGTTTGCGACTGAATATTTAGTCAGTAACTTAGTGACTAACCTTTATGACCATGTGATGTTAGTTGTAAAGTTAGCGACCACATCAAATAAATCGTCAGTAACACGTTACCAACCAGGTAGTTACTGACCAAATAGATTCCGTCGGTAACACATGAAATTCAGTCGGTAATCCTTTTTAGGGACTGAATTGCGACTGAATTTTCAGTCCCTAACTAttgattttcttgtagtggaaGAGTTAACGGATCTAAACTAGAAAGAGAAGACGAAGCTTTTGTGCATCCTCCGAATCCTCTCTCTCCATCTGTGGTTACCATTTTTCTTAACCAGTACAAAAGTTAGCAACTAGGCATCCTGAAGAAAATAGAGAAAGAAACTCTAAcagagagagagaaggaaaaTAGAGGGAAACTAtgtgaaagaaaataaattcgaagagagagaaagacatagataatcaaaatctaagagagagaaattgaagtttagttAGTGTATGATAGGCCAATTAAATTAGTTGTGTATAGTGTGTACAATTATTTGTTAAAAAATTGGTTAAAATCATGTTGACCGTCTTTTACcggttaaaaatatttatttgtcCGGTTACTGTTAGTTAGAGTATATTTTTGAAACAAAATGTAATTTAGGTATCAAAGTGTGAATTGAGATAtaattcaggtaccattgaagtaatttaccccaaaatagtccctaaaaccgtactaaaagatagggatttttgacccctatcaaactcCGATGAGCTTTTTCGAATAGCATTTTACCCCTTTCGTCTAAGTTCCAGTATATATAATAGTTTTTCTAAATTCTTAGTCTATTATGAGAATTGCAttctaaaatattaaaattttagatttatTACAGAGTTATTCGATTAATTAAACTGTACAAAAACCTTAATTGATATTGTGGAGGCCAGGAGCATTCTAAACATACATTTGTCTATCTACCATTTTTCTTAAACGTGAATTAATTATAGGGATGTGTTTCATATTTGTAGGAGAGCAACAAACGGGTCAACTAGaatccaaacaaatttattagTATGTATATATGTGTGTATGTGTGCGCACCTATTGCTATTTTTGTCATAGAATACTAATATGAATGTTGAGTTATATATTTATCAATTTAATCATCTGCCTTTAGATGTGAACCTATATTGTTGTAAATTTGGGAATTCGTGAATTTAACAAACAAGCCATATGGCAATTaagtgttattattattatgaatattatcaaaattagaTGTGCGATAATATATTTTGATTGATTATTTAGCTCTTTgattatgagttttttttatagacGATAATAAATGAAGGTACTTTATTGGTCatgttgttgtttgttttaattataatgtgTATTTTTAATGTGACTGGGGATGAGGGTTACATTTAATTGTACAAGAGTGCCGATTTTACGATTCTTAAAAAGTAATAGAGGTAGTATGACATtcctaaaatataaaatatggcATAACATGCATGCATTAACatgatattaaatattattattttcacatttcaaaATAATATCATCTAATGGAAATTATAATGTTGGTCAAACATCTAATATAGAGTCGGTAGGATATCAACTATTAGAGTAGTCTAGCAGAAAACAAATATATCATAATATTCCTTACTTTTGAGGTGATGTTTGATAAAGAATTTTCAGGTTGAAATTTGTTTTAAGGAGGGTAGAACTGTAACAttgcactacaagaaaaatagTAATTAGCAACCAAAAATTTGGTTGCTGAATCGGCCTCTAACGTGTTTTTCCAACCAGATTTATGTTTTTAGCAACCAAAAAGCATCGGTTGCTAATTGCTAGGTTGCTAAATCTTTCAAATCGGATCTAGCTTCATGGTAGCAATGTTTGCAACCAACAAATTGGTTGTTAAGCTGGTGGCAAACTTACAAACCGTTTTTTTAGCAACCACTATTTGGTTTCAAAATCCAATTTCTAATTTGTGTACCGAATGTTGTTAGAGACGAGCTTTTGGTTGCAATAAGCTGGTTGCAACATTCACGACGGTTTTCGGACCGATTTCTGACTGATGTAATTCGACAACCAAAATTCTACTGTCGCACTAGTGACGATAATTTTCGTCGGTAAATTGCTGGACAActgttttgatatttttttcccATAAATTATTACTACTATTTATTagtaaactaaaatattatataactatttaaaaaaattccatAATCAAacacataatatatatatattaatactaCCAAAATGTATTTATAAGTAATAATTAAACTAGCCAAGTACCAAAATGACATAATACTAATGTAAGTATCAAAACGAGCATATATAGCTCGGTACACCTCTAATATCAAATTAGAGTGGGAGGTCGTGGATTCAATATACACCCCCTTCAAAAAAACTACCAAAAAGAAATATTCCAAAACATAGGAATCTAATGGTTAGAGTCACGGTCTAACCTCTCCAAGGCATGAAGTCGATGGAGAATGGTTTGAATTTGCCTCAATGATGGACCAATTACTGTCTCAATATCGATTAATCTCCCCCGAAGTTGGTTAACGTCATCGGGATTAACACGCAAATGTAAACCTTGAAGCGTTTGATCCATCTGTTGTTGTCTTTCATCAGTCCGTTGTTGGCGTTCATTTATCCGTTCTAGATGCTCTATAAAATTAGCCCTTTCGGCATTGAAACCATCAAGCCGCTCTTGGATAGAGTGAAGATTGGTTTGTGTAGTAGCATGTGAGCTAGATGCACCGTTGATGTTAGAACTTGAAGATGAACCAACTCTTGCATTTCTAGGATGCGACATACGATCCCGATAATAATGAGAAGATGCGGAACCCAATCCATAAATCCCCCCGTTCCTATTAACTCCTCCACAAGCCGCATAAAATGCTTCTATTTCATCAATGGCTTCAATGGCTGCCTCAAGTTGGGTGGGAGTCTGTTCTACTTCTTGTTGTTCAAGTTGTTCAACTTGTTTTTCAATATTGCTTTCATACTCTGCCTACATTTAATATTAAACAAAAGATTTAAAAAATGTCAAAGAAGATATACAACATGGTACCTTTTGTTGCATAAGATATGTAAAAGGCATATATTACTAATACTAAGCAATtgttttttataaacatatcaGGGAACcttaataaaaattcaaataagGACAAGTTTGCTTTAATGACACTTCTAGAGGttagaataaaataatattaagaaatattacttttttttatcaatctaaaACAAAAGTTAATTATTAGCAAAATATTACTGCCACTCCTTAATTCTGGAACATAACAGCAGCAAATGCTAGaatctaattaataaaaataacccaTACAACTATAAAAATAACAATTACTCAATTTGATTAATTCAGTTTTAACATCAATTGAAAttgcttttttatttattttttcattccTAAAACTATTACCAAACCATAATTATTGCATTAATTCTTAAGTGACAGAAATATAAAAACTCCTAAAATAAGATGAATTATACCTGAATTTCTCTACATCGATCATTAACAAATGTAACTCCATCATGATCGTGTGTGTGAGCCCACAAAAAGAACTGATCAGGAGTGATTGACTTACCTAAGTCCTTTTCCTGTCATAAGTATATATAAGCTGAATTAACCAATGAATATAACAAGAATAATTCAAAAGCATACGAATGCTATGTATAGATGCTTACTAGTTTTTGTACAGATTTCGCATGTGCACTTGAACCTCCGTTATGGGTTCCTTTTGCCACTCCTTCTCCTCCCAGCCTTATCTTTTTGGcagtttctcttttttttctaaaatcgGCAGATTCCCACATGCGAGTCCATGGCCCCCATACTTCTTCGGGGCACCAAATAGgcctttttcccttttttcttaTTGTAGTCATTGTTCCCTTGTAGCGATCTTTGAGTTTTTTAATGAACGCCTTCCTCATTGTGTCATCAGAATGTTTGCAAGAGTCCCAAACACATCGTTTCTGCATAAACGTAAAAAATGGATTAACAATATATTTTTCAACCCGAATCAAAGGTAGATAACTTCGAATACCCGAAACTCCTCAAAATATTTATCCAAAATGGCAGTTGGTATCATTCCCGCGTTATACGCGACCGGTTGTGGATATTCTTGAAAGATACTTGTAACCACAGATGCAAGGTGATTATCAATAATCCTGCATCACATATTAATTAGAAGTGTCAATTCATAAATAAATAGATGTTATTAAACTATTATATTATCTACACGAGTTCCTTTAATTTACTTATTATCCACGGAAAGCACAACAATAAATTTGTCATTAGAATCTTTAGGCGCATCAGATCTTATATTCCTTCGTGGTCCATAATGTCGAGGTGTTGTAGTAGGAGACTGAGTGGAACCACTAGCAACATTGGAACCtgctaaaaagaaaaatatatggattaaaaacataataatagTTGCATGCTTAATCTTTTAATTTGCCACAAAAGTCTTCACATCAGTTAATAAGAATCCTCCAACATCTACATGCATTTGTTGTTGGTCAAATAATTGAATATAATAGGCCACATTCAAAAATTAGTTCCATATGTTTTCACATTAACTACTGATATAATTTAACATACCAATCCCTATAACAATATGGTCTAATATATTGAAACATTGCATTCACTATCATTAACTTTCAATTCAAGATTAGGGTGCTGCATAATGTTTCATGTGTGAAATTATAATTAACAGTTAGTAagctttaataaaaataatttagctcttaatTGTAAAGTGAAACAAAATCTTAGGTGCACCattattcataaaataaaaccATAATGTTGATATATAATCGAGCATGTCATTTGTGTAACAGAAATAATGATAGCAAACTGAAAAATGGTTCAATCAACTTGCATTTAAAAGTAGTatgaattaataattttttttgtcctaaaTGACGTAGAGAAACTTCTGTCCCATACCTTCTGTATTTGGCTGAGCTTGTGATGGACCCATAGGTAATGTAATTGGTCCCTGCAATGAAGTGGGCGGGGTAGCAAGCTCCTCCGTAGATGAAGGAAATGTCTGATGTGAAGATGAAGGTGTTGAAGAGGGTGATGACTCTTGTACATATGAAGGCGATACCTCATGTATGAGTGAAGGCGATCTCCCCCGTGCTCGTGAAGACGATGAAAGCATACGCATATTTTGTAAGTAAGGAGGTACGGGGCCACGCATTAACCTTCTTATCGGTTGCTTACCCTTGTTCTTATCAGTTGGTGTATGGTTATTAGCAGTTCCATCTTGATCTCCATTCGAAGCCATCCTATAAAGTAATTACAAACTAATACAAGAAACATTCagcataaaatatgaaaaatttaaTAAGCATAAAATACCATAAGACCCAATTGCAGAATATAAATAAGCTagtttataaaagaaaaaacatattgaaaattaaataCCACTCATACTAATCAAAATAGTATTCTAAAATCAACACCAAATATAACAATTTGAATTTCATTGGAAATTAATCACTATCATCGTCACAAAGATGGATATCATCATCCGAATTGTCGCTAACTTCAGTCTCGTTCTCAGATTCAGAAAtgataacctcatcttcatcattttCTTCACTTGGCAACTCAAAATAAGGATCATTAACCACATTGTTTAAAGGAATTTCATCTTCAAAAGAAACTTCAACTTGAATTAATTGAGCCGCATCTTCTTGAAATGCATCATTGTTAGCAGCCACCTTATTCTCAGGTATGTCAAAAACTCCTCT includes:
- the LOC136226896 gene encoding uncharacterized protein; its protein translation is MEMMNQMMLEAPNLIDENRKLKQKCREYEKRKEENDTKVTKLKKESADVKLNASKGLLAEATALDLMEEKKTEEVGGNMLMKFRRVEAPNELHVMYIGDVYIVICH